A stretch of Longimicrobium sp. DNA encodes these proteins:
- the trpA gene encoding tryptophan synthase subunit alpha, translated as MITSSEIMGVARAFKTGRAALVPYVTAGHPSPGATLGVLRMLAEEGADVIELGVPFSDPLADGPTIQRSSFRAIEQGADLPWTLSVLADFRRGHDTPVVLFTYLNPVLHYGLERFLDDAVAAGADGVLLTDLPVGADPAIERAVDDSGLDLIRLIAPTTTPERVREIARAARGFLYYVSRTGVTGAQQDLSAGLAREVAEVRAVTDVPVAVGFGISTPEQAAEVARIADGVVVGSALVDALEKGGVEAGRAFVRALRAAVDSAAS; from the coding sequence GTGATTACTTCGTCTGAGATCATGGGCGTCGCGCGGGCATTCAAGACGGGGCGCGCGGCGCTGGTGCCGTACGTGACGGCCGGGCATCCCTCGCCCGGGGCGACGCTCGGCGTGCTGCGGATGCTGGCGGAGGAAGGCGCGGACGTGATCGAGCTGGGCGTGCCCTTCAGCGACCCGCTGGCGGACGGGCCCACGATCCAGCGCTCGTCGTTCCGCGCCATCGAGCAGGGCGCCGACCTGCCGTGGACGCTCTCCGTGCTCGCCGACTTCCGGCGCGGGCACGACACGCCCGTCGTCCTCTTCACCTATCTCAACCCCGTCCTGCACTACGGCCTGGAGCGCTTCCTGGACGATGCGGTCGCGGCCGGCGCGGACGGGGTGCTGCTGACCGACCTCCCCGTGGGCGCCGACCCGGCGATCGAGCGGGCGGTGGACGACTCCGGCCTCGACCTCATTCGCTTGATTGCGCCGACGACGACACCCGAGCGGGTGCGCGAGATCGCGCGGGCGGCGCGCGGGTTCCTGTACTACGTCTCGCGCACGGGGGTGACGGGCGCGCAGCAGGACCTGTCCGCCGGGCTGGCGCGCGAGGTGGCCGAGGTACGCGCGGTGACGGACGTGCCCGTGGCGGTCGGCTTCGGCATCTCCACGCCGGAGCAGGCGGCCGAGGTCGCGCGCATCGCCGACGGCGTGGTGGTCGGCAGCGCGCTGGTCGACGCGCTCGAGAAGGGCGGGGTGGAGGCCGGCCGCGCCTTCGTCCGCGCCCTCCGCGCCGCCGTGGACTCGGCCGCTAGCTGA
- the lexA gene encoding transcriptional repressor LexA translates to MALTKKQRQILDYVESFVDSYGYSPSYEEIANAFNYSSLATVHEHLTNLEQKGFLRKNYNKSRSLEVVRTDPNSLAVELELWGTVAAGLPLDTFSEQERETVAVPHDMVRRGNNYVLRVKGESMIDEQIRDGDYIIVNSRQTAENGEMVVALIDGEAATVKKFYREGAGRVRLQPANPTMQAMFYPAERVMIQGIVVGVIRKY, encoded by the coding sequence ATGGCGCTCACCAAGAAGCAGCGGCAGATCCTGGACTACGTCGAGAGCTTCGTGGACAGCTACGGCTATTCGCCCAGCTACGAGGAGATCGCGAACGCGTTCAACTACTCCTCGCTGGCGACCGTCCACGAGCACCTCACCAATCTGGAGCAGAAGGGCTTTCTCCGGAAGAACTACAACAAGAGCCGCTCGCTGGAGGTGGTGCGCACCGACCCCAACTCGCTGGCGGTCGAGCTCGAGCTCTGGGGCACGGTGGCGGCCGGCCTGCCACTGGACACCTTCTCCGAGCAGGAACGGGAGACCGTCGCGGTGCCACACGACATGGTTCGCCGGGGGAACAACTACGTGCTGCGGGTCAAGGGCGAGTCGATGATCGACGAGCAGATCCGCGACGGCGACTACATCATCGTCAACTCGCGCCAGACGGCGGAGAACGGCGAGATGGTGGTGGCGCTGATCGACGGCGAGGCGGCCACGGTGAAGAAGTTCTACCGCGAAGGCGCCGGCCGGGTGCGGCTGCAGCCCGCCAACCCGACGATGCAGGCGATGTTCTATCCCGCCGAGCGCGTGATGATCCAGGGGATCGTGGTCGGCGTGATCCGGAAGTACTGA
- a CDS encoding HEAT repeat domain-containing protein: MTDSATQTLSHAPAAGRAPEPAEVRAQVQDAVRGLTKAWRTYLLYEGRSPALDRIVDGLRESLRQMFTRIPFFTLSVEERELLWEGVPVYQGDDGDRPLGGPATSRENLAFTLYRDGLRELSFHHGVEREELDALLEILARVTRLRGEEQDDLLTLLWDHDWYHLRYRYVEGLPDGTVLPAPSGEEPQPAEQAPREEVQLVSTVSPDDFRGALYFLDSDELRRLELELEREMRRDLWTDVLNALFDRIEDGGALRQEQIVGILGDLLPMLLGAGRLDTAGLILGELVKIATGGQRLPAPVMRELRSLFEQLADSATVAELVRTVEESGAAVSEASLGTLLSYFPPDALGPLLKAAETSASPAVRRTVQAAAERLAGSAREHVTRLVGDQDSAVAAGAARLIGRLRIATAAGEVARLLRRTEAATRLAAVEALQELRSPMASEALQGALEDADGKVRVAAARALSDLRYAPAKATLEAALDSKRLRESELTERIAFFEAYGGLAGAEGVPLLEKILNGKSWLGRRESPEIRACAALGLGKIRHPAAEKALNSASADADPVVRSAVGRALKAVRQ, encoded by the coding sequence ATGACGGATTCCGCCACGCAGACCCTGTCCCACGCACCCGCGGCCGGGCGCGCGCCCGAGCCGGCCGAGGTGCGCGCGCAGGTGCAGGACGCCGTGCGCGGGCTGACCAAGGCGTGGCGCACCTACCTGCTGTACGAGGGCCGCAGCCCCGCGCTCGACCGCATCGTCGACGGGCTGCGCGAGTCGCTGCGGCAGATGTTCACGCGCATCCCCTTCTTCACCCTTTCCGTCGAGGAGCGCGAGCTCCTGTGGGAGGGCGTGCCCGTCTACCAGGGCGACGACGGCGACCGGCCGCTGGGCGGGCCGGCCACCTCGCGCGAGAACCTGGCGTTCACGCTGTACCGCGACGGGCTGCGCGAGCTCTCCTTCCACCACGGCGTGGAGCGCGAGGAGCTCGACGCGCTGCTGGAGATCCTGGCCCGCGTCACCCGCCTGCGCGGCGAGGAGCAGGACGATCTCCTCACGCTCCTCTGGGACCACGACTGGTACCATCTCCGCTACCGCTACGTCGAAGGCCTTCCCGACGGCACCGTCCTTCCCGCGCCCAGCGGCGAGGAGCCGCAGCCGGCCGAGCAGGCACCGCGCGAGGAGGTGCAGCTCGTCTCCACCGTCAGCCCCGACGACTTCCGCGGCGCGCTGTACTTCCTGGACAGCGACGAGCTGCGGCGGCTGGAGCTGGAGCTGGAGCGCGAGATGCGCCGCGACCTGTGGACGGACGTGCTGAACGCGCTGTTCGACCGCATCGAGGACGGCGGCGCGCTGCGGCAGGAACAGATCGTGGGGATCCTGGGCGACCTCCTTCCCATGCTCCTGGGCGCGGGGAGGCTCGACACCGCGGGGCTGATCCTGGGCGAGCTGGTGAAGATCGCCACCGGCGGACAGCGCCTTCCCGCGCCGGTGATGCGCGAGCTGCGCTCCCTCTTCGAGCAGCTGGCCGATTCCGCCACCGTGGCCGAGCTGGTGCGCACGGTGGAGGAGAGCGGCGCGGCGGTCAGCGAGGCCTCGCTGGGGACGCTCCTCTCCTATTTCCCCCCCGACGCGCTGGGGCCGCTGCTGAAGGCCGCGGAGACGAGCGCGAGCCCGGCCGTGCGCCGCACCGTGCAGGCCGCCGCCGAGCGCCTGGCCGGCTCCGCGCGCGAGCACGTCACCCGGCTGGTGGGCGACCAGGATTCCGCCGTGGCCGCGGGCGCCGCGCGGCTCATCGGCCGGCTGCGCATCGCCACGGCGGCGGGGGAAGTCGCGAGATTGCTCCGCCGCACCGAGGCGGCCACGCGGCTGGCGGCGGTCGAGGCGCTGCAGGAGCTGCGCTCGCCGATGGCCAGCGAGGCGCTGCAGGGCGCGCTGGAGGACGCCGACGGCAAGGTGCGCGTGGCCGCGGCCCGCGCCCTCTCCGACCTGCGCTACGCGCCCGCGAAGGCCACGCTCGAGGCGGCGCTCGACAGCAAGCGCCTGCGCGAGTCGGAGCTGACCGAGCGCATCGCCTTCTTCGAGGCGTACGGCGGGCTGGCCGGCGCCGAGGGGGTGCCCCTGCTGGAGAAGATCCTGAACGGAAAGAGCTGGCTGGGCCGCCGCGAATCTCCCGAGATCCGGGCCTGCGCGGCGCTGGGGCTGGGGAAGATCCGCCATCCCGCGGCCGAGAAGGCGCTGAACTCCGCCTCGGCCGACGCCGACCCCGTGGTGCGCAGCGCCGTGGGGCGCGCGCTGAAGGCGGTGCGCCAGTGA
- a CDS encoding phosphoribosylanthranilate isomerase: MTREWPPAVKVCGLMRHEDAVVAAEAGARYLGAILAPGYRRTVTPEAAAVIFEGLPAQRAGVFVNAAADELRRAAEAARLDVLQLHGDESPDLAAALRGEGFTVWKAIRPRSGDEFAEAAVLYAGSVDALLIDGFSADARGGTGTAFPWREVAERIAALGLDVAIVAAGGLRPENVAEAASILRPDVVDVSSGVESAVGIKDAEAVRAFAAAVRGLAPS; encoded by the coding sequence ATGACGCGCGAATGGCCGCCGGCGGTGAAGGTTTGCGGGCTGATGCGGCACGAGGATGCGGTCGTGGCCGCGGAGGCGGGGGCGCGCTACCTGGGGGCGATCCTGGCGCCGGGGTACCGGCGTACGGTGACGCCGGAGGCCGCTGCCGTTATCTTCGAGGGCCTCCCCGCCCAGCGCGCAGGCGTCTTCGTCAACGCGGCCGCGGACGAGCTCCGCCGCGCCGCGGAGGCCGCGCGCCTGGACGTGCTGCAGCTGCACGGCGACGAATCTCCCGATCTTGCCGCGGCTCTGCGGGGCGAGGGATTCACGGTGTGGAAGGCGATCCGGCCGCGCTCGGGTGACGAGTTCGCCGAGGCGGCCGTCCTCTATGCGGGCTCGGTGGACGCGCTGCTGATCGACGGGTTCAGCGCGGACGCGCGCGGCGGCACGGGGACGGCGTTCCCCTGGCGCGAGGTGGCGGAGCGCATCGCCGCGCTGGGGCTGGACGTCGCCATCGTGGCCGCGGGAGGGCTGCGGCCGGAGAACGTCGCCGAGGCCGCCTCCATCCTCCGCCCCGACGTGGTGGACGTGAGCTCGGGGGTGGAGAGCGCCGTGGGGATCAAGGACGCGGAGGCGGTGCGGGCGTTCGCCGCGGCAGTGCGCGGGCTCGCCCCGTCCTGA
- a CDS encoding HD-GYP domain-containing protein gives MSDVLTHPAEAPRSQQPSPVLTAHDRDLQRRGRDLVFALAGALRALQLYPLENQAVVEALAGLEAAAQAVLGHEDEIVIRYVGDFFFVNDVRLRQDLASYATYGQVGRALHRHRIGQLEVFRGVERGEWTALLSLVNAEPDEENPFGDFFDRLGRTAVLHLAVGPDREGEPDPTGDKARQLAKRTYAQTVAVAREAMTGLRMGKGVTLRPVKRAVQAIVDQVLTNEASIVGLTTLRDYDEYTFTHSVNVCIFSVALGKKLGFDKHELYELGLGALLHDVGKVRMPLELINKEGPLTAEEFPVMQQHPAEGLLSLFEMRGLSEVPLRAMLIAYEHHMKIDQTGYPQSIRRRDPTLFGRIVAVADGFDAATTKRSYQAQPWTPDRVLKEMRDNPSRGFDPLVVKAFISMTGIYPVGSAVILDTYELAVVVQANPNPEALHQPIVRVVFDSLGVPVHPPRTLDLSETDADGRPRHSIIKTTDPERYGINVSDYFV, from the coding sequence GTGAGCGACGTGCTGACCCACCCCGCCGAGGCGCCCCGCTCGCAGCAGCCTTCGCCCGTCCTCACCGCGCACGACCGCGACCTGCAGCGCCGCGGCCGCGACCTGGTGTTCGCGCTGGCCGGGGCGCTGCGCGCGCTGCAGCTCTATCCCCTCGAGAACCAGGCGGTGGTCGAGGCGCTGGCCGGGCTCGAGGCCGCCGCGCAGGCCGTCCTCGGTCACGAGGACGAGATCGTCATCCGCTACGTGGGCGACTTCTTCTTCGTCAACGACGTGCGCCTGCGGCAGGACCTCGCGAGCTACGCGACGTATGGGCAGGTCGGCCGCGCGCTGCACCGGCACCGCATCGGCCAGCTGGAGGTGTTCCGCGGCGTGGAGCGCGGTGAGTGGACGGCGCTGCTCTCGCTGGTCAATGCCGAGCCCGACGAGGAGAACCCGTTCGGCGACTTCTTCGACCGGCTGGGCCGCACCGCCGTCCTCCACCTGGCCGTCGGCCCCGACCGCGAGGGCGAGCCGGACCCCACGGGCGACAAGGCGCGGCAGCTGGCCAAGCGGACGTACGCGCAGACCGTGGCCGTGGCGCGCGAGGCGATGACGGGCTTGAGGATGGGAAAGGGCGTCACGCTGCGCCCTGTGAAGCGCGCGGTGCAGGCCATCGTCGACCAGGTGCTGACCAACGAGGCCTCCATCGTGGGCCTGACCACGCTGCGCGACTACGACGAGTACACGTTCACGCACTCGGTGAACGTCTGCATCTTCTCCGTGGCGCTGGGGAAGAAGCTGGGGTTCGACAAGCACGAGCTGTACGAGCTGGGGCTCGGCGCGCTGCTGCACGACGTGGGGAAGGTGCGGATGCCGCTGGAGCTGATCAACAAGGAGGGGCCGCTGACCGCCGAGGAGTTCCCGGTGATGCAGCAGCATCCGGCCGAGGGGCTGCTGTCGCTCTTCGAGATGCGCGGGCTCTCCGAGGTGCCGCTGCGGGCGATGCTGATCGCGTACGAGCACCACATGAAGATCGACCAGACGGGCTACCCGCAGTCCATCCGCCGGCGCGACCCCACGCTGTTCGGGCGGATCGTGGCGGTGGCGGACGGCTTCGACGCGGCGACGACGAAGCGCAGCTACCAGGCCCAGCCGTGGACGCCCGACCGCGTGCTGAAGGAGATGCGCGACAATCCCTCGCGCGGATTCGACCCGCTGGTGGTGAAGGCGTTCATCTCCATGACGGGGATCTACCCGGTGGGGAGCGCGGTCATCCTGGACACCTACGAGCTGGCCGTCGTGGTGCAGGCCAATCCCAATCCCGAGGCGCTGCACCAGCCCATCGTGCGGGTGGTGTTCGACTCGCTGGGAGTCCCCGTCCATCCCCCGCGCACGCTGGACCTCTCCGAGACCGACGCCGACGGGCGGCCGCGGCACAGCATCATCAAGACCACGGACCCGGAGCGGTACGGGATCAATGTCAGTGATTACTTCGTCTGA
- the trpB gene encoding tryptophan synthase subunit beta — MTLLEDSVSAAVDEAERTGRFGAFGGRFVPETLIAALDELTRVYAGARADPAFWDELGALWRDFVGRPTPLYRARRLGEACGGIDVFLKREDLNHTGAHKINNSLGQVLLARRMGKERIIAETGAGQHGVATATACALFGLRCIVYMGEEDVRRQALNVYRMNLLGAEVRPVGSGTRTLKDATNEAIRDWVTNVGDTHYIIGSVVGPDPYPRMVRDFQSVIGREAREQVQAVEGRLPAAVVACVGGGSNAIGMFHPFVGDEGVELVGVEAAGEGVDSGRHAATLTLGKPGVLHGCLSYLLQDEHGQVAPAHSVSAGLDYPGVGPEHSFLKESGRARYTSVTDAEALDAFERLARLEGIIPALESAHAIAFLLREGARWKDRGPVVVCLSGRGDKDVAQVAEMNG, encoded by the coding sequence ATGACCTTGCTGGAAGATTCGGTTTCCGCCGCGGTGGACGAGGCGGAGCGCACGGGCCGCTTCGGCGCGTTCGGCGGGCGGTTCGTCCCCGAGACGCTGATCGCCGCGCTCGACGAGCTGACGCGCGTGTACGCCGGCGCGCGGGCCGATCCCGCGTTCTGGGACGAGCTGGGCGCGCTCTGGCGCGACTTCGTGGGCCGGCCGACGCCGCTCTATCGCGCGCGCCGCCTGGGCGAGGCGTGCGGCGGGATCGACGTCTTCCTGAAGCGCGAGGACCTGAACCACACCGGCGCGCACAAGATCAACAACTCGCTGGGCCAGGTGCTGCTGGCGCGGCGGATGGGGAAGGAGCGCATCATCGCCGAGACGGGCGCCGGCCAGCACGGCGTGGCAACCGCGACGGCGTGCGCACTCTTCGGCCTGCGCTGCATCGTCTACATGGGCGAGGAGGACGTCCGCCGGCAGGCGCTGAACGTCTACCGCATGAACCTGCTCGGCGCCGAGGTGCGCCCCGTTGGCAGCGGCACGCGGACGCTCAAGGACGCGACCAACGAGGCCATCCGCGACTGGGTGACCAACGTCGGCGACACGCACTACATCATCGGCTCGGTCGTCGGCCCCGACCCGTATCCCCGCATGGTGCGCGACTTCCAGTCGGTGATCGGCCGCGAGGCGCGCGAGCAGGTGCAGGCGGTCGAGGGCCGCCTCCCGGCCGCCGTCGTGGCCTGCGTGGGCGGGGGATCGAACGCCATCGGCATGTTCCACCCCTTCGTCGGCGACGAGGGTGTGGAGCTGGTCGGCGTGGAGGCGGCGGGCGAGGGCGTGGACAGCGGCCGCCACGCCGCCACGCTGACGCTGGGGAAGCCGGGCGTGCTGCACGGCTGCCTCTCCTATCTCCTGCAGGACGAGCACGGGCAGGTGGCGCCGGCGCACTCCGTTTCCGCGGGGCTCGACTACCCCGGCGTGGGGCCCGAGCACTCGTTCCTGAAGGAGAGCGGCCGCGCGCGCTACACCTCGGTGACCGACGCGGAGGCGCTGGACGCGTTCGAGCGGCTGGCGCGGCTGGAGGGGATCATTCCCGCGCTGGAATCGGCGCACGCCATCGCCTTCCTGCTGCGCGAGGGCGCGCGGTGGAAGGATCGCGGCCCGGTGGTCGTCTGCCTCTCCGGTCGCGGGGACAAGGACGTGGCGCAGGTGGCGGAGATGAACGGATAG
- the trpC gene encoding indole-3-glycerol phosphate synthase TrpC: MSENILQRIVDVKHAEVRALRERASELRGRASDASPTRGFAAALRRPDEVRLLAEVKRRSPSAGEIRPGADPVDVARAYREGGAAALSVLTDRDFFGGELDFLVRVRDAVDLPVLRKDFVVDPLQLWEARAAGADAVLLIVRILSDAQMAELLGLAAELGMDALVEVHTAGEMERALAAGSMLVGINNRDLSTFVTDLELSISLARNVSPEVTLVAESGIRTAADVDRLGAAGFDAILVGESLMRQPDLRAAAAALVGRGKSPRAVEG, from the coding sequence TTGAGCGAAAACATTCTGCAGCGCATCGTGGATGTCAAACACGCCGAGGTCCGCGCCCTCCGGGAGCGGGCCTCGGAGCTTCGTGGGCGTGCATCCGATGCCTCTCCGACGCGCGGTTTTGCCGCCGCATTGCGCCGCCCGGACGAGGTGCGCCTCCTGGCCGAGGTCAAGCGCCGCTCGCCCTCCGCGGGCGAGATCCGGCCGGGCGCGGACCCCGTCGACGTGGCCCGTGCGTACCGCGAGGGTGGCGCGGCGGCGCTCTCGGTGCTCACCGACCGCGACTTCTTCGGCGGCGAGCTGGATTTCCTCGTCCGCGTGCGCGACGCCGTCGACCTCCCCGTGCTGCGCAAGGACTTCGTCGTCGACCCGCTGCAGCTGTGGGAGGCGCGCGCGGCCGGGGCGGACGCGGTGCTCCTCATCGTCCGCATCCTCTCCGACGCGCAGATGGCGGAGCTGCTGGGGCTCGCGGCGGAGCTGGGGATGGACGCGCTGGTCGAGGTCCACACGGCGGGGGAGATGGAGCGCGCGCTGGCGGCGGGGTCGATGCTCGTCGGCATCAACAACCGCGACCTGTCGACCTTCGTCACCGATCTGGAGCTTTCCATCTCCTTGGCGCGCAATGTCTCGCCGGAGGTGACGCTGGTGGCGGAGAGCGGGATCCGCACGGCGGCGGACGTGGACCGGCTGGGCGCGGCGGGGTTCGACGCCATCCTCGTCGGCGAGTCGCTGATGCGGCAGCCGGACCTCCGCGCCGCGGCGGCCGCGCTGGTGGGGCGGGGGAAGTCTCCGCGCGCGGTGGAGGGATGA